The proteins below are encoded in one region of Natranaerovirga hydrolytica:
- a CDS encoding RHS repeat-associated core domain-containing protein — MEREALTYYLYNGHGDVIHTVDQAGTIKNQYAYDAFGNATFTLEVEANAIRYSSEYYDANTGLYYLRARYYNPYIGRFISPIKPKFIHLLS; from the coding sequence ATGGAAAGAGAAGCATTAACCTACTATCTATACAATGGACACGGAGACGTAATCCACACAGTAGACCAGGCAGGAACCATTAAAAACCAATATGCCTACGATGCCTTTGGTAATGCAACCTTTACCCTAGAAGTAGAAGCCAATGCCATAAGATACAGTAGCGAATATTATGACGCAAATACAGGACTATACTACTTAAGAGCCAGATACTACAACCCATACATTGGACGCTTTATCTCACCCATTAAGCCTAAATTTATACACCTATTGTCATAA
- a CDS encoding phage tail tip lysozyme, whose product MYQSVNQSVTNELQKVAREVNFTGAPISRINRLNEILPSINILIVDNRITGLLHDEGRRSVLVDLYELGEALDLDQKVGWDEGAKSDYIIINGTRIYFPVGNLNNQVGQIEVNQKNVTYYTNPRTGGRVMVDVREFIEAVGGKVTWESYRKSYHTTGELSWLPRGTLRVEMEPEGTGQVNEVFAIPLTDATRLSEEQQQANATYIYNYLTGEGWEKEAISALLGNIQQESQMNPGVWQRQDNTRLAYGLVQWEPATKFLDWNEGEIKTEKLSVDDVNDLAQNNPKKLIDMQLEFLTNSMKPGQGEWIPSIAVSKHNAPYRMSSQEFINSTNDIAELTVIFNGHYERSSKPHMDNRIKYAEYWYKYFSN is encoded by the coding sequence ATGTATCAGTCGGTGAATCAAAGTGTCACGAATGAACTTCAAAAAGTAGCCCGTGAAGTCAATTTCACAGGAGCACCGATAAGTAGGATAAATAGGCTAAATGAAATACTACCATCCATTAATATCTTAATAGTTGATAATCGTATAACAGGTTTATTACATGATGAAGGAAGAAGAAGCGTTTTAGTAGACCTTTATGAACTAGGAGAAGCCCTTGACCTTGACCAAAAAGTAGGCTGGGATGAAGGAGCAAAAAGTGATTATATAATAATCAATGGTACAAGAATATATTTCCCAGTAGGAAACTTAAACAACCAAGTAGGACAAATAGAGGTAAACCAAAAAAATGTGACCTATTATACCAACCCAAGAACTGGTGGAAGAGTGATGGTAGATGTAAGAGAATTCATAGAAGCAGTAGGTGGAAAGGTTACTTGGGAAAGTTATAGAAAAAGTTATCATACAACTGGAGAATTAAGTTGGCTTCCGAGGGGGACATTGAGGGTTGAGATGGAGCCTGAGGGGACTGGTCAAGTCAATGAAGTCTTTGCAATTCCATTAACAGATGCTACTAGGTTATCAGAAGAGCAACAACAGGCTAATGCAACGTATATTTATAATTATTTAACAGGTGAAGGATGGGAAAAAGAAGCTATCAGTGCTTTGCTAGGTAATATACAGCAAGAAAGTCAGATGAATCCAGGGGTATGGCAAAGACAGGATAATACTAGACTTGCATACGGATTAGTTCAATGGGAGCCAGCAACAAAATTCTTGGACTGGAATGAAGGAGAAATAAAAACTGAAAAGCTAAGTGTAGATGATGTAAATGATTTAGCTCAAAATAACCCTAAAAAGCTTATTGATATGCAACTAGAGTTTTTGACAAATTCGATGAAACCAGGTCAAGGTGAGTGGATTCCTAGTATTGCAGTTTCAAAACATAATGCTCCATATAGAATGTCTTCACAAGAATTTATAAATTCTACCAATGATATTGCTGAATTAACAGTAATATTTAATGGTCATTATGAACGTTCTAGTAAACCTCATATGGATAATAGAATTAAGTATGCTGAATATTGGTATAAGTACTTTAGTAATTAA
- a CDS encoding M43 family zinc metalloprotease produces the protein MYKNYDGGTDYSQRSYAKVSAHEFGHVLGIGDAYPSKEDNRPGAGHGFDETPHNMLMRNNSVLTSNEVEMVWEAWKTNEWQYFQTYKNYIKTEVIRSY, from the coding sequence ATGTATAAAAACTATGATGGTGGTACGGACTATTCACAACGAAGTTATGCAAAGGTTTCAGCGCATGAATTTGGACATGTTTTAGGAATAGGTGATGCATATCCGTCAAAAGAAGATAATAGGCCAGGAGCTGGCCATGGATTTGATGAAACGCCACATAATATGTTAATGCGAAACAATAGTGTACTGACATCAAATGAAGTAGAGATGGTCTGGGAAGCTTGGAAAACTAATGAATGGCAATACTTTCAAACATATAAAAATTATATTAAAACAGAAGTAATCAGATCTTATTAA
- a CDS encoding N-acetylmuramidase domain-containing protein, whose amino-acid sequence MYNTSTTDNKLGANIRYERRGGKISGLMVTPKYRIRWVKNEEIAVEGMGNGKPVTNISEFKQRCGDLIQEYAQEFDIHPNLLGAIVFTESNGAGYYDNSKLKIRFENHICIDWFDNEKYKKFLGIRK is encoded by the coding sequence ATGTACAACACCTCTACAACAGACAATAAGCTAGGAGCAAACATTAGATACGAGAGAAGAGGCGGAAAGATATCAGGATTAATGGTTACCCCTAAGTATAGGATAAGATGGGTAAAGAATGAGGAGATTGCAGTAGAGGGGATGGGCAATGGTAAACCTGTAACAAACATATCAGAATTTAAGCAACGATGTGGTGATTTGATTCAAGAGTATGCTCAAGAGTTCGATATACACCCAAATCTATTAGGAGCAATAGTTTTTACAGAATCAAATGGTGCGGGCTATTATGATAATAGTAAATTGAAAATACGCTTTGAAAATCATATATGTATTGATTGGTTCGATAATGAGAAATATAAGAAGTTTTTGGGTATAAGGAAGTAA